TAGTTGGTTCATCAAAGAAATTTTTTAGCGGAATATCTGCTTATACAATTGTAATGGCTAACGCCTTTGCCGAGCGGGGGCATAAAGTTTCGGTCATTTTGCTGCGCAACCTGGTGCCTTTGTTATTGTACCCAGGGCGGGAACGGGTAGGCAAGGGAAAGTATATAATAGATTTTCATCCAGAAATAGATGTCTACAACGGAATGGACTGGAATTCTCCCTCATCATGGATAAAGGCAAAACGTTTTTTATCAAAGCAGAAACCAGATGCAATCATCATGCATTGGTGGACATCTTCCGTAGCACACATGCAGTTGTTTTTGTCTGTCTGCAGGCGTTTTAACAGTTTTAGACCCAAGCTTATTTTAGAGATGCATGAAGTGGTTGATACTCTGGAGGAAAAAATACTTCCCATCCGGTTATATTCGAGAATTGCCGGCAAGGCATTGCTCAGCTCATGTGATGCTTATACGGCGCACTCTGAGGAGGCCAGGCAAGCTGTTATTAATATTTATAAGTTAGCCGGAGATAAAATACATGTTGTTCCCCACGGGCCTTACAGCATCTATGGTGGATTTGACAGGCATGCTGCCAGAAAGGAACTGAATTTGAATGGCTTTGCCATACTTTACTTTGGCATGATCCGCCAGTATAAAGGAGTATCATTATTAATCAGGGCTTTCAATGATATTCCTCCGGAACTTGCAGCTAATATGCATTTGATTATTGCTGGAGAAAACTGGGGGGATGATACAGAACTCATGCAAGTTTTGGAGAGTTCACCCTACCGGGAAAGGATTATCTTCAGACCCGAATTTATACCTGATGAAAATGTAGCAAAATTTTTTGCTGCTTCTGATGTGGTGGTACTGCCTTACCTGCGCACCTGCGGGAGCGGGGTTGTAAATATTGCTGTTGCCCAGGGCAAGCCGGTGATTACAGCAGATCTCGATACCATGAAAGAATGTCTCGATGGTTATGAGGGAGTAAATTTTTTTCCGGCAGGTAACGTTGAAGCTCTGCGGGATGGTATTATCAGAGCATATAATAACTGGGCTGCCGAGGGCATTAAAGCACATAAGTTTAAGGGCGTTTCCTGGCAATCTATTGTTGAGCAATATGAGAATATCATAACTGGTATTAAACAGTAAGATTTTATTGAGCTGTTATATGCCGGATTATTGCTTGA
This sequence is a window from Bacillota bacterium. Protein-coding genes within it:
- a CDS encoding glycosyltransferase family 4 protein, with amino-acid sequence MKICIVGSSKKFFSGISAYTIVMANAFAERGHKVSVILLRNLVPLLLYPGRERVGKGKYIIDFHPEIDVYNGMDWNSPSSWIKAKRFLSKQKPDAIIMHWWTSSVAHMQLFLSVCRRFNSFRPKLILEMHEVVDTLEEKILPIRLYSRIAGKALLSSCDAYTAHSEEARQAVINIYKLAGDKIHVVPHGPYSIYGGFDRHAARKELNLNGFAILYFGMIRQYKGVSLLIRAFNDIPPELAANMHLIIAGENWGDDTELMQVLESSPYRERIIFRPEFIPDENVAKFFAASDVVVLPYLRTCGSGVVNIAVAQGKPVITADLDTMKECLDGYEGVNFFPAGNVEALRDGIIRAYNNWAAEGIKAHKFKGVSWQSIVEQYENIITGIKQ